aatatttttggtttaaccAATCAGGGTTTTTAGTTGTAGCAATTACTTTTGGACTTAGCTAACCATGTTTTGGCACTTCTTATTTTCCTATCATTTCTTTGTTGAATGTCCTTTGTCCTCATAATGCATTAGCATTTTATATGACTGAAGTTATTTAGATTCATAAACATATAAGATTTTATTGATAACGACAACATTAATGGAATAAATCAATGGTTAATGATGATTTTTTggtgaaatttaaacataatcaAGCAATGAAAACGTAATTACAGCTGCTTGTTTTAACAGTTTGTAACAATGCTGGTAGCGAAGCAGTATCGCTGTACACACTCAGCAACATGTGTATGCACAAAAGGCCATTTAAGTGAGGATGCCATATTCTTAGTATTCCAACACCTTAATTGGAACCCTAAGTTGATTGCGAAAATTTCCTGTGTCTGCATATGGTTTGATGAAATTGCAAAGCGAGTGTTGTGGAAAGAGTTCTGCCGAACCCGGGCCCCTAAGATGATGCTAGATTTGCAGTCTAGTGGCAGTCATAATGTTGATGGGAACTGGAAAGCGCTTGGGAAGCTTCTCATTTACTGTTCAGGGTGCAGCAAGGGTGGTCTGTCTGACAGCATTGATATCCCGGGTCATTTTGTCTACCGAACACGATTCTCCAGGACATCAGGGAAAAGTTTTCTTCTTCCACAGTGCAGGTCAGATGTGCTGTATGTATCAGACCCTTGCGAGCATCTTGATCAAGGAGAGGAGGGTGATGTTGGTTTTTTCCGTGGTGTCTTCAAATCATTTTCCATTTCAAGAGTTAGGAAGATGCTAATTGACAGGGATGCCAAGCTCCATGCCACTGAGGTTTGTCCATATTGTAAGGCAAAGTTGTGGAGCATGCTGCAGGCAAAGATGATACCCCAAAGTGCATGTCACAGGTTGGGTGCTTATGATGATGGCATAGAGTATTATGTGTGTCTTAATGGGCATATGCTTGGGATCTGCACTCTCTTACCCCTTTCTGATTCTGAGGAGGCATCTGAACTGGAGTGATTACTTGTGGCTACATTTAGGTAAATATCTCTTAATTATGTTGTCTTCTACCACTATGTATTTAGTATGCTGAAACATGAATATCATGAAATCCATTATCTTTAACTTACTAAATAAATGGTATCATGAGGAACTTCATTCAATTTAAAATACAAAATCAATGATATTCACTATGGAAACTGAACTGCCAATCACCAAATTAAATTGTTGTTTTCATCAAAATTTGTTGTCTTTGGATCAAAATGCCTATGCTGGTTAtttgagagggggggggggatccAAGGGCAAGTTTGGCTTTGTCAAGCTTCCAATGTACAGCATTTATGGTCTCTAGCTACGTCACTGCACCATGTTAATGTTTATATGTGGTAACTGTTACATTGTTACTGAAGTTATGTTTGTTTAATTGACTATTGGAATGAAGTCAATGTTTCGATGTTGTTGCATTCACCTGAAGGCTATTCTGTCCCTGTTGATGTAACTTTCTCATTAGAATGTATCTTTCTTGAGGCTTTAATATGATAAATCACTTTAAATCTTATGAACAAGTTTTAGACTAATTCCAGAGTTCCAATTACATGACAGATTATAACCTGCCATTCTTAATTTTGAAATTCTCAAGATAACCAAGCCCCATGTCATTTAAGTATTGTCAGTTGACTTTCAGGTTTTGATGATCTAGGACTCTCATATAGCCTTCTCTACATGTTCTAATACTACCAGGAcccataattttcttttttgaacaGGTAATCAAGCATTTAGAGTCTGAAATCTTAGGCATTGTATATTCATTAAGGATCTTATTGGACACTTTATAAGGAAAAATGATTAGAGTAAGTGCTATTGGCTTTGAACGTCACTTTCTCATGTACTGGCTACATGTAAGGTTAtatgtgtcacgccccgaatctGGGCTTTGAATGTGGCGCAGGGGCGGAAGGAGATGCAGAGGGCTTTCTTTGCTATCagcagacttggggtcgacccgtATTAAGCTAGGGTTGACTCGAGGTAGTCGGGGTCGACTCGTGacaggctggggtcgactcgaggtaGTCGGAGTCGATTCGTGACAGGCTGgtggtcgactctctcagagaatccaAAGAACGAGTTCTTCTGTTTTccaattggggtcgactcaaggatccttggggtcgactcgatgaagttggagtcgactcgagacgacgtggggtcgactcttggtcaggaggagtcgactctttcagAAAATCCTGAACTTCACGGACGGGCTGATCTCGTGGAACTTGATCCGAACATGAATTCTTAGGGAAAAGTGATGGGATTGGATTATGGGAGATGTGGgagaaaggctagatgatgatggaaTGATTCTAGAAGatttaaacaaagaaaaaacttGATTCAAAGAAAGATGAGGAAGAGATGGTTGTGGGAGTCTCACCCAAACCAAATCAACTGggcaggaggagaagaggagtctCACCCCTTTCCTTCAGCCTGTTGGCATCACACCAACGAAGAAGAGTCTCTCTTCACGAAACAAAGAGTCTCTTTTGAATGAACTCAAATATTTATGCATTTTATTCTTCAAACCTTCCTTTATATAGAGAGGGAGGCTGGAAAAAGATAAGGACTAGAATTCCGAATTTAGTTGGACTCTTAACTAGATAAGGACTGTTTTTAAACCTTCAATCTCCTAATTGATCTCCTAAACAACTTACCAAATGAGGCTTATCCGCATGTGGAAGCCTTTATTGGCGTGAGAAGGAAAAGgacttcagccgcaagcaattGGAATCCTCCTTGCGCATGAAATCAAAAACCACTCCTGTGGGACTCGATCCAATTGACATGTGGTTACTCCTAATTAACCAATGACCCACTCGACGTCTTAGACTCAATCTAATTAGGCGTCAAAGACACTAAGCTATAGTGAATTAAATTCACTTATTACAAGGACTCAAACGACTTTGGACTCAATTTTTCTCAAACACCATGACCCAATATTCATGGACTATGGCGTGAGGaggatgctcctgcatcaattctCTCTGGCTGGGAAAAGACTCGACTCCGTTGAGTTTCGCGACTGGTATAGCTCGAAGAGATCCGAGTTCAGCCGCTAGACTTCCTCTGTCTTCAACTACGAACAATCTGAAATTGGTCGGCCTTTTCATTTGACTAAAAATTTCTGATATCCACCTCGACGAGTAGACACGATTTGATCATCCAAAATCTCTTTAATGGTGTCTTTTGGAGCTGTTCGTCGTAGTAGGGATGGCGGCACTGGAGGGGGGTCTTCTACTTCAACATGATGTCCTTCATATGGTTGTAGGTCTCCAATGTTGAAAATGGGGCTGACCTACAAGTCATCTGGTAACTCAAGCATGTAGCATTAGGTCCTAGCCGTTTTAATACCTTGAAGGGACCAGCTCGACGAGGTTGAAGTTTCTGAAAATTCCTGTGGGGAAAACGTTTAGCACCCAACCGAATAAGTACAAGGTCTCCTTCTTGGAACTCAAGAGGACGTCGTTTCAGATCTGCTTGCTGTTTGTACATATCAGTGCTGGTGGCTAATCGGCGTCGTACTTCAGCATGGATGTCCTGTATGTGCCTTGCAAAATCTTCACCACCTTCACTGATTCTTGTGTTGATAGGTAGGTGAAGTAGATCAATAGGTTGCCTAGGCTTTAGCCCAAGCACGATCTCGAAGGGTGACATCCCCGTAGTTCGGTTGACGCTGCTGTTGTAGGCAAACTTAGCATGTGGCAAGATTAAATCCCAAGATTTAATATGATCTCGGACTAAGCATCGAAGAAGGTTTCCAAGGCTGCGATTGACCACCTCAGTCTGCCCATCGGTTTGGGGATGATAGGTGctaaaaaaagaaagacggATGCCAAGCTTCGCCCACAGTGTCTTCCAAAAATAGCTAACGAACTTGACATCACGATCAGATACAATAGTCTTCGGGAGCCCATGTAAACGAACCACTTCTTTTAAGAACAAATCAACAACTCGAGATGCATCATAAGTCTTTGTACATGGCACAAAGTGCGACATCTTCAAAAACCTGTCAACAATGACAAAGATAGAATCATGTCCTCGTACCGTCTTGGGTAACCCTAGCACGAAGTCCATGCTAAGGTCCTCCCATGGTGAGCTCGGTAATGGTAGTGGAGAGTAGAGGCCGGCGTTAGTCTTAGATCCTTTCGCAAGCGGACAAGTGCGACACTGCTTGATGATTCGACTAACGTCCCTCCGTAATGTCGGCCAATAAAATCGGTCCTCCACCATGCTGATAGTCTTATCACGGCCAAAATGTCCTGCAAGACCTCCACCATGAACCTCTCTAATGATGTGATCTCGAAGTGAAGACTCTGGGACACATAGGCGAGTGCTCCGAAAGAAGAAACCATCGTGCACAAAAAATTCTGGGTGCTGCCGTCTGTCTCCTGCTGAGACTCCTGCAAAAATAGACTGAAATTGTGCATATGTAGAATATAAGGTTTTCAGATCTTCAAACCCTATTACCTCAGCTTCCAATAGAGTTAGGATATGTGACTTTCGGCTGAGAGCATCAGCAACACGGTTCTCTGCACCCGGTCTATGTTTCAGCACGAATGTAAACTGCTACAGCACCTCCACCCATCTGGCATGCCGTGCACTTAACTTCTTTTGGGAGTTGATGTACTTCAGTGAATCAGGGTCGGTGTACATGACGAAGTCCCGATGTAGGAGATAGTGTTTCCAATGTTTAAGAGTTTGAACCACAGCGTAGAACTCGACGTCATATGTGGAGTATCGGCGCTTTGCATCATTGAGCTTCTCGCTGTAGAAGGTGATGGGATGGCCTTGACTTAGAACTCCACCAATTCCGATGTGGGATGCGTCACAAGAAACCTCAAATACCTGCTCAAAATTTGGAAGTCGAAGAATTGGAGCTTGAGCTAGAAGTACCTTGATTTCTTCAAAGGCTTTGGTGGCTGCCGGACtctattgaaagaattcagctCGCATACAGTTTGTGATTGGGGCCATTATGCTGCTGAAGTTCCTTATGAACTTTCGGTAGAAGGATGCCAGACCATGGAAGCTCCTTACTTCATGAATGTTGCATGGTATAGACCACTCTCGAATGGCTTTAACCTTTTCTGGATCGGCAGAAACTTCATTGGCTGAAACTATAAACCCGAGGAAAGGAACTTGTGGCTCGGCAAAGAAGCACTTCTTCAAGTTGACATATAGCTTTTCTGATCTGAGAGTGCGAAGCACTTGGCGAAGATGTTGTTGATGCTCCACACGGCTACGACTGAAAATCAATatgtcatcaaaataaataaCTACGAAGCGGCCAATGTATGGTTTCAGCACTTGATTCATGACTCGCATGAAGGTACTTGGCGCATTAGAAAGACCAAAGGGCATAACCATCCACTCAAAAAGTCCCTCCTTGGTCTTGAATGTCGTCTTCCATTCATCCCCATGTCTGATTCTGATCTGGTGGTAGCCACTTCGAAGATCCAACTTTGAGAAGATGATGGCTCTATGCAGTAAATCCAGCATATCGTCAAGTCGAGGAATTGGAAAATGGTACTGCACTGTAATCTTGTTGATTGCTCGGCTGTCCACACACAACCTCCATGAACCATCCTTCTTGGGAGTAAGTAGAGCTGGGACGGCACATGGGCTGAGGCTCTCTTGGATGAATCCCTTATCCAATAGCTCTTGCAGTTGGCTCCTATGCTCCGATGAATTAAAAGATAAGGACTACAATTTGatattgatttcttttttttttaaggatatTAATCCTATGCTCCGATGAATTAAACAATTTCAAATTAACTTATAAGCACATTCAACCAtcccaaatcttttttttttttgttaaacttATTTAAGTCTCTCATGAAATCACATTAGCATTTCATCAATGGTGATACAAAATCCAAGATCAACTCATAGCCcggacttatatatatatatatatatatatttgccaaaactaaattgTTCCAATTCCTCTAATTCTGAATCACATCCAAAATTTACAacataattatatataattatatatatatatatataacatcaactaatattcatttaattgatttatcGCGGGATCATAAAGTACTGCACTTTATCCATAATAGAACATTTGAGCCTAAGATATTCTTCAAGATTGATAATTATTTTCAAACTTTACTAAATGACTTCCAATCAAAATACTAATTTtgcattgtaatttgaaaagatctaaATTTTCATATTCCAAGTAAACAAAGGAGAAACTTTTAAATCTCATtctcaaatatattttctttctatataatagtttcatacataattgtcaCACAGATTTCATCCCCGAAGAATATAAAATCTTTTATTGTCCAAGCCTTAAACAACTTACGAATGAACCCTATCTtgccatcaaaataattaacttcaaactaGAAGTATTATCCGTAGTACAACGATATCAAGTTGAACTTCCAAAATCACTTATATACTAATACACCAATAATCACAATGTACTTTAATATTCTATGGCTAGTACTCTACTTAACATTAGCCAAAAAACATAATCTAAAATACAAGTTACTCCATTGAGAAATCACCAAAAATAGTTTATTTACATTTTGGCACAGTTTGCTAGCATTCTGATTTTCGCATTTCAAATCTCAGATAAGATAGCACAATTTATCAATAACAAGGACATTTGTCTCCTTGCTTAATTTCTATCCATCTCGCCAACTTTCCGATGAATCTTAATGATCCTACCACTTAAGacaatacctttatttttatcaTAATCCATTAGAGATCTTAAACTTGAGCTCTCATACACTTCTATCCCAGTCCTTATTGGTTTTACACCTATGTTCTGATTCCAATTTTTGTCACAATCCTCAATGATCTTAAATCTCCAACTTTGAAGCCACTTATGCCACAGTCCTTAGTAGTCttaaaccttaagctctgatattATTTCTATCATGCTCTGATATTATTTCTATCACAATCGTAAGTGATCTTAAACCTAGTTTTTGATAGTTTAATTGTCATAATCCCCAATTATCTTAAACTTCAAACTCTGATAGTTTTTCTCGTCACAATCCCAAGTAATCTTAACCTAAGCTCTAATACCACTAAATGTCACGTCCTAAATCTGGGCTTTGAATGTCGAGCCCTAGGTCCGgcccgtgacacggccgtgctactgTAGGATGTTGCCCACATTAATACGAAGCCCATGCTAACAATAATTCTTACATAcgacaagataaaatttcaacAATTTCATTTGCAATTCAATAGGAAGCAGGTACAGAGCATCTGAATCATATACTTGAGTTTGCAATATTACAATCCAAACTTATTAATATGGCTACATCTATGAAGTCTTGTATCTATTCTTCAAACCCCATTTTCTTTGTTCTTCCCCGCTTCTAGTAATCTTATTTATCTATaggaaaaaaatagataaaaagatatgagctacacaactcagtaagtaaccaagtactatcttattggatcaagcATAATTATGCTTGTagtcaaaataaagcatttaaTAGATGATATACATAAATCAGGTCGTAAAGCAATGTATGTTCCATCCATGAAagttcataatcatgataatgcaAGTCATATAAAAATGTTGCCATCTATCCACACTTTATGAAACATACTCTCAGacggatgtgctgctatggtcactataatcccgtgacagggcctgtttatcttagtcgactaattctgttattcgttaccaactttaacccgttggcagagggcctgttattgtttggatgctagctccagggtGTCGACTGGCCTCTATTTATAGAGGCGGTCATATCTATCTGAGAgtttataaattatattatttttctttcataaatcataatcatcacAAATAGGTTGAAAAATGATAAATGACATCGTTATGCATAAAATTCATGATTATGCCACAAATGTCATTTCCATGCAAtttatcataaccataattCATACTCAATCATATATTCACGAAGGAATGCAATTTgatcaaattcatgaatcacatgcaatcatatgcttgatcATAATTTTGAGAAAATACATCATATCAAATACAATTTCATAATTTCATACTTACAATTAAACAGTAATTTGAAATCAATAAGATTGTGCTAGGGTTACTTACATCAATTTGCTCACCAAATCCTAGGCTTAGATGCCAATCTCCAATACCTAGCAATTATCATCAGATTATATGTCACCTGCACAttcaatttctatttatttagatTCTTTTCTTAATTAACCCATTTACATCCCATCTGtaggactcaatttcattttCGGATTCCTAGTCTGATTCAATTTCAACTTCTGGTTTATGTCCAGTTAAATTCCTGATTCAGGTCTAATCAATTTTTTGGTTCAGGTCTAACCCACATTTTCGGTTTAGGTCTAGTCAGTTTTTTGGTTTAggtctgggcttatttgccttCTATTTCAGGTCTGACCCAGTTGCCCGGTTCAGATCTGACCCAATTGTTTTCTCTGGGCCCATTTGCATTCAGGCTCGAAGTTTAGTTAAAATCTGGATCAGACCCTTGGCCTAATTCAGTTATTGGCCCAGTTTAGTTTTGAGTTCATTACTGCTTGGCTCGGACCGAGCCCAAATCTGATTACAGGCCTATTTTAATAATTCAGCCTGTGGCCCATTAAGGTCCTTTCTTCGGTTTTCTAGTTTTAGATTGAGTTATTGGGCCTTGAAACCAATAACCCAATTTTACATTTAGGTGTAACTATGGTCCATATAATTTCTTCCTTAAAATAGCCCGGcccactatttttttttcttttctttcttttcttttcttttctttttttttctttcttttcttttcttttttattttctttctcttctttttctttccttttcttttcttctcttcttcctgtttCTTCCCAAAGCTTCTCCattgctttcttctttctttttcttctcctcctcctctcttctcccgaCGCCTTCTCCTttcccctttcttctcctttcttctcccacgAAGAGAGGAGGGTGAGCTCGGGAGGAGTTAAACCATGGCCGGCGGCGTCCATGGTGGCtggccctctccttcttcccgcaAAGGAGACACGCacacgggagaagaagaaaagcccGCGgcaccttctccttcttccctttttcttcttcttttccactgttccttctttgttttcttactgaagagagaagaggaacAAGGAACGGTTGCGCTCTCCGGCCCTCAAGATGGCCGCCACCGAGGGCTGGCAGCGCCTATGGCCGAAGGCATGCCGACGGCCACAGGTGCCTCCCCTTCCTTTTTCCTCTCCCTCggttcctccccttccctttttttttaaatatcaatTGGTATATCAAAGAGGCGAAGGCTAGAGTTTAGCTGCTTCGAGGATGGTTTGCAGCCTCCTCCTCTGGCGGCACCCGCCTGGCTTTGGAGATAAGCCGCATCGACCCTCTCTGGCGGCATCGACGTGGGTGCAGAAAACCCTAATTCTGAGGGAGGATTTTCGGGGCTTTTATAGCTCCCTCGGAGAGTTAGAGGCCGCAACGGCCAATGGGCCTGGCCCACTGGCCCAACTGTATGCGGCCGGTCAATGAACCGGGCCTTCACAATCTGGGAGTTCATCTTGGGTCTCCAAGCATAGAGAAAACTATTCTTTGGTCTCTAAATGTATTTGCTACCTCAAATCAGGTTGCGATAGGTGCTGCTACCAGCTCATTTTACCGCAACTGATTTTTTTCTGCTTTCTTGTGCATGCTTACATTGTATATTCTACATATGAAGTTTCATATCATTCAACATCTATAATGCACAAGAGTTGGAACGCCATTGTATTCTCATTTTTATGAGAAATTGTCTGTTCAATTGGATGCATTTGCCGAAGTTTTTTTGCCTCCCTCCTACTATGTATACTATAAGAcacatttttctatttttaggatATGAGGAGACCTCCCCTTTCCTCTAGTACTGACCTAACATCAGTCATCCGTTGGTCTACCTCAGGAACTCCCCACTCTCGCCCCTATTCTCTACCTGACAGCAGCAGTCTTCGGTTGTTCCTATTGCTTGATGGTTCTGTTATTCTGTTGCGTGTTTTGAACCACTCAACCCTTTTTCCcttcttggtcatgctcagaaATATTTAAAGGTGCACTTCTGATAAAAGTCAtccataaatataaatatatctcTTGTAATATACAGCATTTATCCCTAGTTTTATATGATTGATGATTTGCAAGAAAAATTGCCCGCGACTGGCTAAGATGAAGTAGCATCATCGAGGACACTGGGGTCTACCATCACCTTAGTGACTCAGAAGCAGACACATGCATGAGGAATGTCCCCTGTTGATCTCATCTGTTTTGCCATCTCCCTTATCTTAAGTTCATCA
This Phoenix dactylifera cultivar Barhee BC4 unplaced genomic scaffold, palm_55x_up_171113_PBpolish2nd_filt_p 000138F, whole genome shotgun sequence DNA region includes the following protein-coding sequences:
- the LOC103696203 gene encoding EID1-like F-box protein 2; translation: MLVAKQYRCTHSATCVCTKGHLSEDAIFLVFQHLNWNPKLIAKISCVCIWFDEIAKRVLWKEFCRTRAPKMMLDLQSSGSHNVDGNWKALGKLLIYCSGCSKGGLSDSIDIPGHFVYRTRFSRTSGKSFLLPQCRSDVLYVSDPCEHLDQGEEGDVGFFRGVFKSFSISRVRKMLIDRDAKLHATEVCPYCKAKLWSMLQAKMIPQSACHRLGAYDDGIEYYVCLNGHMLGICTLLPLSDSEEASELE